The DNA segment GTAAACACTTAAAAAACCTTTAGATAAAATTTGGTTATAATAGCCAAAAATTCATAAGAAGCTAATTTTTACTAATATTTAAAAATCTGATACTCTTTATAAAAAGGAAAGTTAATGCAATACGATATTATCGTTGTTGGTGCGGGACATGCTGGTATAGAAGCAGCACTTGCAGGTGCAAGGTTAGGGAAAAAAACATTATTAATCACAATGCTTGTTGAACAAATAGGAGCAGCTAGTTGTAATCCTGCTATTGGTGGTTTAGCAAAGGGACATTTAGTAAAAGAATTAGATGCTCTTGGTGGAGAAATGGGACTTTGTACAGATGCTACAGGAATACAATTTAGGATTTTAAATGATTCAAAAGGTGCAGCTGTACAAGGAACAAGAGCTCAAATTGATATGGATGAATATAGAGAATATATGAGAAAAGTTTGTCATAATACTCCTAATTTAAATATTTATCAAGATGAAGTAACTTCATTGATAGTTGAAAATGATGAAGTTCTTGGAGTAAAAACAAAACTTGGTGAAGAATTTAAATCTAAAAAAACAATTCTTACGACGGGAACCTTTATGAGAGGATTGATTCATATTGGTGAAAATACTTATGAAGCTGGACGTGCTTGGGAATTACCGTCATCTACTCTGTCTATACAATTAAAAGAGTTAGGTTTAAATGTAGGAAGACTTAAAACAGGTACACCTTCAAGATTAGATGCAAATTCTATTGATTTTTCAGTTATGGATATGCATGGAGGAGATATAAAACCTGCACCTTTTTCTTTTAGAACAGATAAAAAAACATTTAGTCCAACACAGTATCCTTGCTATGTAACATACACAAATTTGGATACGCACGATATCATTTCTTCAAATTTTCATAGAGCACCAATTTACACAGGGCAAATTCAAGGTTCAGGTCCAAGATATTGTCCAAGTATTGAAGATAAAGTAAAAAGATTTAGTGAAAGAGAGAGACATCAACTATTTTTAGAACCTCAAACATCAAAATGTACTGAATATTATATAAATGGAATGTCAAGTTCTCTTCCAATTGAAGTTCAAAAAAGAATGATTCACTCTGTAAAAGGTTTAGAAAATGCAAGAATTATAAGATATGGATATGCTATTGAATATGATTATGTTGATCCAACTGAACTTAAACATAGTCTTGAAACAAAAAAGATAAAAAATCTTTATAATGCTGGTCAAATAAATGCTACAACAGGATATGAAGAAGCAGCAGCTCAAGGATTGATGGCAAGTATAAATGCATCTTTAGCTATAGATGGAAAAGAGCCTTTTATTCTTAGACGAGATGAAGCATATATCGGAGTTTTAATAGATGATTTAGTTACAAAAGGAACTCAAGAACCATACAGAATGTTTACAAGTAGGGCTGAGTATAGACTTCTTTTAAGAGAAGAAAATGCTGATATTAGACTTTCAGGTTATGGGCATAAATTAGGACTTTTAGATGATGAAACTTTTGCTAAAGTTGAGGCTAAAAGAAAAGCTTTAGAAGAAGCAGTTGAGTTTATGGCATCTACTTGGATAACTTCTAAAAAAGAGACTTTAGAAC comes from the Aliarcobacter cibarius genome and includes:
- the mnmG gene encoding tRNA uridine-5-carboxymethylaminomethyl(34) synthesis enzyme MnmG — encoded protein: MQYDIIVVGAGHAGIEAALAGARLGKKTLLITMLVEQIGAASCNPAIGGLAKGHLVKELDALGGEMGLCTDATGIQFRILNDSKGAAVQGTRAQIDMDEYREYMRKVCHNTPNLNIYQDEVTSLIVENDEVLGVKTKLGEEFKSKKTILTTGTFMRGLIHIGENTYEAGRAWELPSSTLSIQLKELGLNVGRLKTGTPSRLDANSIDFSVMDMHGGDIKPAPFSFRTDKKTFSPTQYPCYVTYTNLDTHDIISSNFHRAPIYTGQIQGSGPRYCPSIEDKVKRFSERERHQLFLEPQTSKCTEYYINGMSSSLPIEVQKRMIHSVKGLENARIIRYGYAIEYDYVDPTELKHSLETKKIKNLYNAGQINATTGYEEAAAQGLMASINASLAIDGKEPFILRRDEAYIGVLIDDLVTKGTQEPYRMFTSRAEYRLLLREENADIRLSGYGHKLGLLDDETFAKVEAKRKALEEAVEFMASTWITSKKETLELLESIGEEKINDKVLLIDLIGRNTIDIEKFDVLVPSLKELDEYLKNQIIIEAKYYRYIQKQQKQIEKMKKMLKLSIPDNFSYRGLPGLSNEVIEKLEKHRPPTLYNASLISGITPAALDIIHLNLNLVTRK